One part of the Paenibacillus silvisoli genome encodes these proteins:
- a CDS encoding response regulator: protein MLQPETILIVDDSQLNNAMLSDILSPHYRVIIANNGSSALHIASLERINMVLLDIMMPGIDGYAVCHSLKSIPALAEIPILFISALSTTSDIVHAFKTGGADYFTKPYQAEEVQARVGVHLRLQRSKAEIQTLLTQSMNGVIAIITDLLTSQSGFASRMP, encoded by the coding sequence TTGCTGCAACCAGAAACGATTTTAATTGTCGATGACAGCCAACTGAATAATGCGATGCTTTCTGACATTCTCAGTCCGCATTACCGCGTTATCATTGCGAACAATGGATCTTCCGCGCTCCACATCGCCTCGCTCGAGCGCATCAACATGGTCCTTCTGGACATTATGATGCCGGGCATAGACGGATATGCGGTTTGCCATTCTCTGAAGAGCATCCCCGCTCTAGCCGAAATCCCCATTCTGTTTATTAGCGCTTTATCAACGACCAGCGACATCGTTCATGCGTTCAAAACAGGCGGAGCGGATTATTTTACAAAGCCATACCAAGCTGAGGAAGTTCAGGCCAGGGTAGGCGTTCACTTGCGGCTGCAGCGTTCCAAAGCCGAAATTCAAACCCTCCTCACCCAATCGATGAACGGAGTCATTGCGATCATCACCGATTTATTGACGAGCCAATCCGGCTTCGCAAGCCGGATGCCTTAA
- a CDS encoding DEAD/DEAH box helicase yields MQSNYESSKGEHLAGSAPSSGAGAKRKLHPSVDLQFDRTWLTQLQERVDRNGPWDEWTMYQLAIEAEQSKLIESFDDLQCMRSLPSFEPMPHQISTARKVLHEMSGRAILADEVGLGKTIEAGLVLKEYMVRGLVKRALILVPASLVLQWVRELNGKFGISAVAQKKEHSWACDVVVASMDTAKRDPHREKLLSQDYDMIIIDEAHKLKNKKTTNYQFVNQLRKKYCLLLTATPVQNDLDELYNLITLLKPGQLGGQSEFAANFVVDKRLPKNEDQLQEALSSVMIRNRRGDGGIQFTKRIVKNIPLSLSQEEQALYEGVTKFVRDRVDESQGDWSSLLSLVTLQREVCSSRDAVFLTLVNMFKKTAEDSPLRPKIWELVEVIRGITANTKAEKAMELIRQMNDKVIIFTEYRATQEYLLQYFRSHNLVAVPYRGGMNRGKKDWMMDLFRGRAQVLIATEAGGEGINLQFCHHMINFDLPWNPMRVEQRIGRVHRLGQTSDVHIYNLCTVGTIEEHIVSLLHEKINLFELVIGELDHILERFEKKNESLEQRLARMMVETGGNQEQLRREIDDLGNSLSRIRDEVELEEPLDMGAINAVMNAVGQTIEVRP; encoded by the coding sequence ATGCAATCGAACTATGAATCCTCAAAAGGAGAACATCTTGCAGGTTCCGCGCCGAGCTCGGGGGCTGGCGCAAAGCGCAAGCTCCATCCCAGCGTAGATTTGCAATTTGACCGCACCTGGCTCACTCAGCTGCAGGAACGCGTCGACCGCAACGGTCCATGGGATGAATGGACGATGTATCAACTCGCAATCGAAGCCGAGCAATCGAAGCTGATCGAAAGCTTCGACGATTTGCAATGTATGCGCAGCCTGCCTTCCTTTGAACCGATGCCGCACCAGATCAGCACGGCCCGCAAGGTGTTGCATGAGATGAGCGGCCGCGCCATCCTCGCGGACGAAGTCGGACTCGGCAAAACGATCGAAGCCGGCCTGGTGCTGAAAGAATATATGGTCCGGGGCCTCGTGAAGCGCGCGCTTATTCTTGTCCCGGCCTCCCTCGTCCTTCAGTGGGTACGCGAGCTGAACGGCAAGTTCGGCATTTCCGCCGTCGCGCAGAAGAAGGAACATTCCTGGGCTTGCGACGTCGTCGTTGCGTCGATGGATACGGCCAAGCGCGACCCGCACCGCGAGAAGCTGCTGAGCCAAGACTACGACATGATCATCATCGACGAAGCGCACAAGCTGAAGAACAAGAAGACGACCAACTATCAATTCGTCAATCAGCTTCGCAAAAAATATTGCCTGCTGCTCACGGCGACGCCGGTTCAGAACGATCTGGACGAGCTGTACAACCTGATCACGCTGCTGAAGCCCGGCCAGCTGGGCGGTCAAAGCGAGTTTGCCGCGAATTTCGTCGTGGACAAGCGGCTTCCGAAGAACGAGGATCAGCTTCAGGAAGCGCTCTCTTCGGTCATGATCCGCAATCGCCGCGGAGACGGCGGCATCCAGTTTACGAAGCGGATCGTGAAAAACATCCCGCTGTCGCTATCCCAGGAAGAGCAAGCGCTATATGAAGGAGTTACCAAATTCGTCCGCGACCGCGTCGACGAAAGCCAAGGCGATTGGTCGAGCCTGCTTTCGCTCGTCACCTTGCAGCGCGAGGTGTGCAGCAGCCGCGACGCCGTATTCTTGACGCTCGTCAACATGTTCAAGAAAACGGCGGAGGATTCCCCGCTGCGGCCGAAAATATGGGAGCTCGTCGAGGTCATCCGCGGCATCACGGCCAATACGAAAGCGGAGAAAGCGATGGAGCTCATCCGCCAGATGAACGACAAAGTGATCATTTTCACGGAGTATCGGGCCACGCAGGAATATTTGCTTCAATATTTCCGCTCCCACAACTTGGTCGCCGTTCCATACCGGGGCGGCATGAACCGCGGGAAGAAGGATTGGATGATGGATCTGTTCCGCGGGCGCGCCCAAGTGCTCATCGCGACCGAAGCCGGCGGCGAGGGGATCAACCTGCAGTTCTGCCATCACATGATCAATTTCGACCTGCCTTGGAACCCGATGCGGGTCGAGCAGCGCATCGGACGCGTGCATCGGCTCGGCCAAACAAGCGACGTCCACATCTACAATCTGTGCACCGTCGGCACGATCGAAGAGCATATCGTCAGCCTGCTGCATGAAAAAATCAACCTGTTCGAGCTGGTCATCGGCGAGCTGGACCATATTTTGGAACGGTTCGAGAAGAAGAACGAATCGCTGGAGCAGCGGCTTGCCCGGATGATGGTGGAAACCGGCGGCAATCAGGAGCAGCTGCGCAGAGAAATCGACGATCTCGGCAATTCGCTCAGCCGCATCCGCGACGAGGTCGAATTGGAAGAACCGCTCGATATGGGCGCGATTAATGCCGTCATGAATGCCGTCGGGCAAACGATCGAGGTGAGACCATGA
- a CDS encoding N-acetylmuramoyl-L-alanine amidase family protein → MLHRLAKRLRLRSFLLFGLAALFLFVFPVKPSTAAHPIEVPAGSGTDADWQSQLPPNYKRALPSAQVLIDVGHGGIDGGAHHEDVLEKDINLAVAKKLYLLLGASGIRAILNRDGDYALSDDNRWNPAGSRHRRDLSQRSQLTKEIQTQVLVSIHVNWAPDRTEHGPLVLHQNEGESALLAFCIQDALNRKHNTRNLPRIGAPFYLLNVVKQPAVIVEMGFISHEGDRRMLTDPRAQLQLAEAISSGVRNYILLR, encoded by the coding sequence ATGCTTCATCGTTTGGCGAAAAGATTGCGGCTCCGGTCGTTTCTTTTGTTTGGTTTGGCCGCTCTATTCCTGTTTGTTTTCCCCGTTAAGCCCTCAACCGCTGCTCATCCAATTGAGGTTCCTGCCGGCAGCGGTACCGATGCGGATTGGCAAAGCCAATTGCCGCCCAATTATAAGCGCGCGCTGCCATCCGCCCAAGTGCTGATTGACGTCGGTCACGGCGGCATCGACGGAGGCGCGCATCACGAGGACGTGCTCGAGAAGGATATTAATTTAGCCGTAGCCAAAAAGCTTTATTTGCTGCTTGGCGCGAGCGGCATACGCGCGATTCTGAATCGAGACGGCGATTACGCGCTGAGCGACGACAACCGCTGGAATCCGGCCGGCTCCCGCCACCGCCGCGACTTATCGCAGCGCAGCCAGCTGACGAAAGAAATCCAAACCCAAGTTCTCGTCAGCATTCATGTGAACTGGGCGCCCGACCGAACGGAGCACGGCCCGCTCGTTCTGCATCAAAACGAGGGAGAAAGCGCCCTGCTCGCGTTTTGCATCCAGGATGCGCTGAACCGCAAGCATAATACGCGCAATCTCCCTCGTATCGGCGCACCTTTTTATTTGCTCAATGTGGTGAAGCAGCCTGCCGTCATCGTGGAAATGGGCTTTATTAGCCACGAAGGCGACCGCCGCATGCTCACCGATCCTAGGGCACAGCTTCAGCTGGCCGAGGCGATTTCGTCAGGGGTGCGGAATTATATCCTTCTCCGCTGA
- a CDS encoding YqhG family protein, producing the protein MNERQIHKFVQRYIESTNCHVIEKSPAHFQIKLSPRADRDLTNRPYYWSFVDRTGADPETMTMLFVTDKQKYDQMQAEPEPKKPADSQASAADAALNRSFGHIHGTLNTNIRVPREDLYFGSRRLNQLFDSARTSGSYLCLFQEPDRRSAHPLDSTAYSAWLGVNMKVEFACDMKREEIHSFGVSLATGQCVEQFHNRLLQHKMTPKLPPNVHTAKNALTLNKAAAIVEQTLERKLRTYDYSWAQAAAERLNDELATIKHYYEPLLESAEEENKPLFAEQFERRQEEIRWQYEPRVTASAINCGIFYLQGIG; encoded by the coding sequence ATGAACGAACGGCAGATCCATAAATTCGTCCAGCGCTATATCGAATCGACCAACTGCCACGTGATCGAAAAATCGCCGGCTCATTTTCAAATCAAGCTGTCTCCGCGGGCCGACCGGGATTTGACGAACCGTCCCTACTATTGGAGCTTTGTCGATCGCACGGGAGCGGATCCGGAGACGATGACGATGCTCTTCGTCACCGATAAGCAGAAGTACGACCAAATGCAAGCCGAGCCTGAACCGAAGAAGCCGGCGGACAGTCAAGCCAGCGCGGCGGACGCGGCGCTCAATCGTTCCTTCGGCCATATTCACGGCACGCTGAACACGAATATCCGCGTCCCGCGCGAGGATCTCTACTTCGGTTCGCGGCGGCTGAATCAGCTGTTCGATTCCGCGCGCACCAGCGGCAGCTACTTATGCTTGTTCCAGGAGCCCGACCGGAGGAGCGCCCACCCTCTCGACTCTACTGCATATAGCGCTTGGCTCGGCGTCAATATGAAGGTCGAATTCGCCTGCGACATGAAGCGCGAGGAGATCCACTCGTTCGGCGTCTCGCTCGCGACCGGCCAATGCGTCGAGCAATTCCATAACCGGCTGCTGCAGCACAAGATGACGCCGAAGCTGCCGCCGAACGTGCATACCGCCAAAAACGCGCTTACGCTGAACAAAGCGGCCGCCATTGTCGAGCAAACGCTTGAGCGAAAGCTGCGTACCTATGATTATTCGTGGGCGCAGGCCGCCGCGGAACGGCTGAACGACGAGCTGGCCACGATCAAGCATTATTATGAGCCTCTTCTGGAATCGGCCGAGGAGGAGAATAAGCCGCTCTTCGCGGAGCAGTTCGAGCGCAGGCAGGAGGAGATTCGGTGGCAGTATGAGCCCCGGGTCACGGCTTCCGCCATTAATTGCGGTATTTTCTATTTACAAGGAATCGGTTAA
- a CDS encoding YqzE family protein produces MAVEKPEEYIKFMTGKMIEMIETPQGARKENRKKAKAAREPWLTRWFGMGGLGVMQMFRSDPREDG; encoded by the coding sequence ATGGCCGTTGAGAAACCGGAAGAGTACATCAAATTTATGACGGGCAAAATGATCGAGATGATCGAAACGCCGCAGGGAGCGCGCAAAGAAAACCGCAAAAAAGCCAAAGCTGCTAGAGAGCCTTGGCTGACGCGTTGGTTTGGCATGGGCGGTCTCGGCGTCATGCAAATGTTTCGATCGGACCCGCGCGAGGATGGCTAA
- a CDS encoding carbohydrate-binding family 9-like protein, whose product MNYSGVVEPHVPAYAPKHYICRRAAEPLVLDGKLDKPFWADAPWTDDFVDIEGDLRPNPGKRTRVKMLWDDEYFYFGAELIEDQIWATLTERDSVIFYDNDFEIFIDPDGDSHRYYEFEINALNTVWDLLLVQPYRDGGPPVNGWDIAGLQTAVHIDGELNNPLAANRSWSIEVAMPWKSLMECAGGGERPKLGQFWRVNFSRVEWQAEVRDGRYEKVINPATGKAYPEDNWVWSPQGIVNMHYPELWGYVVFSGEGGPDDFTLPQDELVKWELRKLYYRQRNYFAEHGKFSTDAAELMGEDRWTIEPQIETTARLFQVSAPSASGEGIYYIRQDGFLWKE is encoded by the coding sequence ATGAACTACAGTGGGGTTGTCGAGCCGCACGTGCCGGCTTACGCGCCGAAGCATTACATTTGCCGCAGAGCTGCGGAGCCGCTCGTTCTGGATGGGAAATTGGATAAGCCGTTTTGGGCGGATGCGCCATGGACCGATGATTTCGTCGATATCGAAGGCGACTTGAGGCCGAACCCGGGAAAACGGACGCGGGTCAAAATGCTTTGGGACGATGAATATTTCTACTTCGGCGCCGAGCTCATCGAGGATCAAATTTGGGCGACGCTGACGGAGCGCGATTCGGTCATCTTTTACGACAACGATTTTGAAATTTTCATCGATCCGGACGGCGATTCGCACCGCTACTATGAATTCGAGATCAATGCGCTCAACACGGTGTGGGACCTGCTGCTTGTTCAGCCGTATCGGGACGGCGGGCCGCCCGTTAACGGCTGGGACATTGCCGGGCTGCAAACGGCGGTCCATATTGACGGCGAGCTGAACAATCCCTTGGCTGCGAACCGCAGCTGGAGCATTGAAGTCGCCATGCCATGGAAGAGCCTGATGGAATGTGCCGGAGGCGGCGAGCGGCCGAAGCTGGGACAGTTCTGGCGCGTCAACTTCTCCCGCGTGGAATGGCAGGCGGAAGTGCGGGACGGCCGGTACGAGAAGGTGATTAATCCGGCTACGGGCAAAGCTTACCCGGAAGATAACTGGGTCTGGTCGCCGCAGGGCATCGTTAACATGCACTATCCGGAGCTTTGGGGTTATGTCGTGTTCAGCGGCGAAGGCGGACCGGATGATTTCACGCTGCCGCAAGACGAGCTCGTGAAATGGGAGCTGCGCAAGCTGTATTACCGCCAGCGTAATTATTTTGCCGAGCATGGCAAGTTCAGTACGGATGCGGCCGAACTGATGGGCGAGGATCGCTGGACGATCGAGCCGCAGATCGAAACGACCGCACGGCTGTTTCAGGTTTCCGCGCCATCGGCGTCGGGTGAAGGGATCTACTACATACGCCAAGACGGCTTCCTATGGAAGGAGTAA
- a CDS encoding transglutaminase-like domain-containing protein → METKNGVFSLDQATQALIERKFSEKRRLAAARDEALFGVFKEPLNEEERWALKFLYAYMPLHDLADYDGELFLSHIRQSLDSRAKLPWGKLVPDHLFLHFVLPYRVNNENIEDSRGILYRELKDRVERLSMEDAILEINHWCYEKATYIGNDPRTVSPMTLIRTTLGRCGEESTLAVAALRSLCIPARQCYTPRWAHSDSNHAWVEAWANGKWHFIGACEPEPRLNQGWFSAPARRAMLVNTRVAANYPGPESVTLAHEWYTEINLLDGYAPNRTLTIRAVGANGIAVPRATVSFQVYNFAEFSPIAKMTANEQGEVRFTTGYGDLLVRAVSLGAWGELQLPAASEGTIDIVIDRHEQPEGVYDFDMVPPPELQGDVDASVTEDESQRHQARLREGAAIRAGFEETFLTEADAGELAVRLGLPSDRVWEMLRKARGNSRELAAFLEERTPQYGEWPLRLLESLNEKDLTDTFRPTLDDHLAGSMMYVGDFDADSFTKYVLRPRMLFEMITPYRLALREAVTAEELARFRGNPAEWAGWLSAHYELVPDMSHYEGMATPAGSIQLLKGDRLSRDILFVAGCRSFGIAARLHPSERKPQYRNAQGEWLDAQFTGKGSSSDEPAVTGSLKLLPDLAAPADQAAPSYYRNFTLAKLADGSYQTLHYPHGQTEVLDTLYELEPGSYRMTAGTRLQDGSVLVRFTYFNVRKDRLTELVLSFRSPLAEESPVLGATDDSWALSPLGGGSGSIALGELRKGKIAALAWIEPEREPSKHLLRELRELQAEIAQLGLPVIVAVESDGVIDNLPGGVNVVRDHAHQALSQAAQPFGSELPSLPFVIVMDELGRIRYQSSGYKLGIGRELVQAAVRLQSR, encoded by the coding sequence ATGGAGACGAAGAACGGCGTTTTTTCGTTGGATCAAGCTACACAGGCGTTGATCGAGCGCAAATTCAGCGAGAAGAGGCGGCTGGCTGCCGCGCGGGATGAGGCATTGTTCGGCGTATTCAAGGAGCCGTTGAATGAGGAAGAGCGCTGGGCGCTTAAGTTTCTTTATGCGTATATGCCGCTGCATGATTTGGCCGACTATGACGGAGAGCTGTTTCTGAGCCACATCCGTCAATCGTTGGATAGCCGCGCGAAGCTGCCTTGGGGCAAGCTTGTGCCGGATCATCTGTTCCTGCACTTCGTGCTGCCTTACCGCGTGAATAACGAAAATATCGAGGACAGCCGAGGGATCCTGTACCGGGAGCTGAAGGACAGAGTGGAGCGGCTGTCGATGGAAGATGCGATTCTCGAAATCAACCATTGGTGTTACGAGAAAGCGACGTACATCGGCAACGATCCCCGCACCGTTTCGCCTATGACGCTGATTCGCACGACGCTCGGTCGCTGCGGCGAGGAGTCAACGCTGGCCGTCGCCGCGCTGCGCAGCCTGTGCATCCCCGCTCGGCAATGCTACACGCCGCGCTGGGCGCACAGCGACTCCAACCATGCTTGGGTGGAGGCTTGGGCGAACGGCAAGTGGCATTTTATCGGCGCTTGCGAACCGGAGCCGCGGCTGAACCAAGGCTGGTTCAGCGCGCCGGCTCGGCGGGCCATGCTCGTAAATACGCGCGTGGCGGCGAATTACCCGGGTCCGGAGTCTGTCACGCTGGCCCATGAATGGTATACCGAAATTAACCTGCTGGACGGGTATGCGCCTAACCGTACGCTGACGATCCGCGCGGTGGGCGCGAACGGCATTGCCGTTCCTCGCGCAACGGTGTCGTTTCAAGTTTATAACTTCGCGGAGTTTTCGCCGATTGCGAAGATGACGGCGAATGAGCAGGGCGAAGTCCGGTTTACGACCGGATACGGCGATTTGCTCGTGCGAGCCGTGAGCTTAGGGGCTTGGGGTGAGCTCCAGCTGCCCGCAGCCTCGGAGGGAACGATTGACATCGTCATCGACCGGCATGAGCAGCCGGAGGGCGTCTATGACTTCGATATGGTGCCGCCGCCGGAACTGCAAGGCGACGTTGACGCATCGGTTACGGAAGACGAGTCGCAGCGGCATCAAGCGCGGCTGCGTGAAGGCGCTGCCATTCGGGCTGGCTTCGAAGAGACGTTCTTGACGGAAGCGGATGCGGGAGAGCTGGCTGTCAGACTCGGTCTGCCTTCGGACCGCGTATGGGAAATGCTGCGAAAGGCGCGGGGGAACAGCCGCGAGCTCGCGGCATTCCTGGAGGAACGGACGCCTCAATACGGGGAGTGGCCGTTGCGATTGCTGGAAAGCTTGAACGAGAAGGATCTAACCGATACGTTCCGGCCAACGCTGGACGATCACCTCGCAGGCTCGATGATGTATGTCGGCGATTTCGACGCGGACAGCTTTACGAAGTACGTTCTTCGGCCGCGGATGCTGTTCGAAATGATTACGCCATACCGATTGGCATTGCGCGAAGCCGTAACTGCCGAGGAGCTTGCCAGGTTCCGCGGCAATCCGGCCGAGTGGGCGGGCTGGCTGTCGGCTCACTATGAGCTTGTTCCGGATATGTCGCATTATGAAGGGATGGCGACGCCGGCGGGCAGCATCCAGCTGCTAAAAGGGGATCGGCTGTCCCGCGATATTTTGTTCGTCGCAGGCTGCCGCAGCTTCGGCATCGCGGCACGGCTGCATCCGAGCGAGCGCAAGCCGCAATATCGGAATGCGCAAGGCGAGTGGCTGGATGCGCAATTTACGGGCAAAGGCTCGTCTAGCGATGAGCCGGCCGTAACAGGCAGCTTGAAGCTGCTACCCGACTTGGCTGCGCCTGCGGATCAGGCTGCACCGTCCTATTACCGCAACTTTACGTTGGCGAAATTGGCGGATGGCAGTTATCAAACGCTTCATTATCCGCATGGACAGACAGAGGTGCTTGATACGTTGTATGAGCTGGAACCGGGAAGCTACCGGATGACAGCAGGCACCCGGCTGCAGGATGGCTCCGTCCTTGTCCGCTTTACTTACTTCAACGTTCGCAAGGACCGGTTGACGGAGCTTGTGCTGTCCTTCCGCAGTCCGTTGGCTGAAGAATCGCCGGTGCTAGGCGCCACCGATGACAGCTGGGCTTTATCGCCGCTGGGCGGCGGCAGCGGAAGCATTGCGCTTGGGGAGCTCCGTAAAGGGAAAATCGCAGCGTTAGCCTGGATCGAACCGGAGCGCGAGCCGTCCAAGCACCTTCTGCGCGAGCTTCGTGAACTCCAAGCGGAGATTGCTCAATTAGGACTGCCGGTCATTGTGGCGGTAGAAAGCGACGGCGTGATTGACAATCTTCCGGGAGGCGTGAACGTCGTCCGCGACCATGCTCACCAAGCGTTGAGCCAAGCGGCGCAGCCATTCGGCAGCGAGCTGCCAAGCTTGCCTTTCGTCATCGTGATGGATGAGCTGGGACGCATTCGTTACCAATCTTCGGGCTATAAGCTCGGGATCGGCCGCGAGCTTGTGCAGGCCGCAGTTCGGCTGCAAAGCCGCTAA
- a CDS encoding divergent polysaccharide deacetylase family protein, translating into MQHKKSSACLIGLLSALLLIPQMALSAPAAANEQQAKGHRQVAIVIDDFGNGMTGTPEMMQLPVRFTVAVMPFMPTTKQDAEAAFKRGDDVIVHMPMEPVRGKPEWLGPGAITTDLSDAEIRKRVEAAIADVPHAVGMNNHMGSKVTADERVMRAVLSVVKEHGMFFLDSRTTFKTVLPKVTEELGVPLLSNQVFLDDVYTTNHIAKQVGVLRKYLETNDSCVIIGHVGPPGKLTAAVLKDAIPRLQATTDFVKLSEMVLPSAEKDIIPHP; encoded by the coding sequence ATGCAGCATAAGAAGTCAAGCGCGTGCTTGATCGGGCTATTATCGGCGCTGCTGCTTATTCCGCAGATGGCTTTGAGTGCGCCTGCCGCGGCGAACGAGCAGCAAGCGAAAGGACATCGCCAAGTGGCGATCGTCATCGACGATTTCGGCAACGGGATGACGGGGACGCCGGAGATGATGCAGCTGCCGGTCCGTTTTACGGTCGCGGTGATGCCGTTTATGCCGACGACGAAGCAGGATGCAGAAGCGGCGTTTAAGCGCGGGGACGATGTAATCGTGCATATGCCGATGGAACCGGTGAGAGGGAAGCCGGAGTGGCTTGGCCCAGGTGCGATTACGACGGACTTAAGCGACGCGGAAATTCGCAAACGGGTCGAGGCCGCGATCGCGGATGTGCCGCACGCGGTCGGCATGAACAATCATATGGGCTCTAAAGTGACGGCAGACGAGCGCGTCATGAGGGCCGTGCTGTCGGTCGTGAAAGAACACGGCATGTTCTTCTTGGACAGCCGGACGACGTTCAAGACGGTGCTGCCGAAGGTAACGGAGGAGCTTGGCGTTCCGCTGCTGTCGAATCAGGTGTTTCTGGACGATGTGTATACGACGAATCATATCGCGAAGCAGGTCGGCGTGCTGCGCAAATATTTGGAGACAAACGACAGCTGCGTCATCATCGGCCACGTCGGGCCGCCGGGCAAGCTTACAGCCGCGGTGCTGAAGGACGCAATCCCGCGGCTGCAAGCGACGACTGACTTCGTGAAGCTGTCGGAGATGGTGCTGCCGTCAGCGGAGAAGGATATAATTCCGCACCCCTGA
- a CDS encoding glycoside hydrolase family 18 protein, with translation MEENRLKPSYISAGYVGDSWLPKVREEDAKKLTHLNIAFGHVVDDGISIRHLKHLDSLNTLKQHNPELVILLSVGGWSAGGFSEAASTAEGRGRMAATAVDILREYPIDGIDLDWEYPCYGVAGIGASPADKTNFTLLLKELREAFDRLGTETGRHYLLTIAAGADQYYIDGTEMEQVQKYLDFIQLMTYDMRGGFQTLTGHHTNLHVATGDLFRISVEASVRLYVQAGVPREKIVIGAAFYSRMWKNVPNVNNGLHQMAGTAGGYGPEFTALAEAFINKNGFTRFWDDEAKAPYLFDGQCFISYDDETSLRHKADYVKQEGLAGIMFWEYKCDTTFRLLDAIRQELHS, from the coding sequence ATGGAGGAGAACCGATTGAAACCAAGCTATATTTCTGCAGGCTATGTAGGGGATTCCTGGCTTCCTAAAGTAAGAGAAGAAGACGCGAAGAAGCTTACTCATTTGAACATCGCGTTCGGCCATGTCGTCGATGATGGGATCAGCATCCGTCATCTGAAGCATCTGGACAGCTTGAACACGCTGAAGCAGCACAATCCGGAGCTGGTCATCCTGCTGTCCGTAGGCGGCTGGAGCGCAGGCGGGTTTTCGGAGGCGGCATCCACCGCGGAAGGCCGCGGGCGGATGGCGGCTACGGCGGTCGACATTTTACGGGAATACCCGATTGACGGCATCGACCTGGACTGGGAATATCCTTGCTATGGGGTTGCCGGCATCGGTGCCAGCCCCGCTGACAAAACGAATTTTACGCTGCTGCTGAAGGAACTGCGCGAGGCGTTCGACCGGCTTGGAACGGAAACGGGGCGTCATTATTTGCTGACGATTGCTGCCGGAGCCGACCAGTATTACATCGATGGGACAGAGATGGAGCAGGTTCAGAAGTATTTGGATTTCATCCAATTGATGACGTACGACATGCGCGGCGGCTTCCAAACGTTGACCGGCCATCATACAAACCTGCATGTAGCGACAGGCGACCTGTTCCGCATCAGCGTGGAAGCTTCGGTACGGTTGTACGTGCAAGCAGGCGTGCCGAGGGAAAAAATCGTCATCGGCGCAGCTTTCTACTCGCGGATGTGGAAGAACGTGCCTAACGTCAACAACGGCTTGCATCAAATGGCCGGAACGGCTGGCGGCTACGGACCGGAGTTTACCGCATTGGCGGAGGCGTTTATTAACAAAAACGGCTTTACGAGATTCTGGGACGATGAGGCGAAGGCGCCGTACTTGTTCGACGGCCAATGCTTCATCTCATACGACGATGAAACGTCGCTTCGGCATAAGGCCGATTATGTGAAGCAAGAAGGGCTTGCCGGCATCATGTTCTGGGAATACAAGTGCGATACGACGTTCCGTTTGCTGGATGCGATTCGCCAAGAACTTCATTCATAA
- a CDS encoding VOC family protein: MEQAIKKPAITGIDGVYIPVANRKQAEQWYIEHLGLEYGGDYLLAGKQEVFLRERLDERALFFRTNEWLTSGDSYEMPVICFRTSNIDGLYEHAHSNGIRAEDMITHSWFKEFDLYDPDGNKLKVWQPNE, encoded by the coding sequence GTGGAGCAAGCCATCAAGAAACCGGCAATTACCGGGATAGACGGCGTATACATACCGGTCGCCAATCGCAAACAGGCTGAGCAATGGTATATCGAGCACCTCGGCTTGGAGTATGGCGGGGATTATCTGCTTGCAGGCAAGCAAGAAGTATTTCTGCGCGAACGGCTGGATGAGCGGGCGTTATTTTTTCGGACCAACGAATGGCTGACGTCCGGCGACAGTTACGAAATGCCGGTCATTTGTTTTCGGACGTCAAACATTGACGGTCTTTATGAGCATGCGCACTCGAATGGCATTCGCGCGGAGGACATGATAACGCATAGCTGGTTCAAAGAATTCGATTTGTATGATCCGGACGGCAATAAGCTCAAAGTATGGCAGCCAAACGAATAG